One Thermoplasmata archaeon genomic window, GTGGGTTAAGGGGAAGCCCTTTACCGTGCGCGGCCTCGTCGAGGTCTACAATGAAGGCCTAGACTCCTGGGTCCCGATTGATCAGGCAATGGATGTTGTCATCCAGCTCAACCAGACCGGCGCTTCTTATACCCTCTGGGAGGGAAAGGCGGGCGACAGGGGCAACGGAGCCTTCGAGGCCACCTGCGTGATACCGGGGAATGCGGCTGGTGGAGCGGGGGTCATCGCAATCCATGCCCTCGGGAACAGCGCCGCCGGCGAGAGCTGGCTTGTGGAGGGGTGAGAAGACCTCTCTCCCCTTTTTCCTTTCTTTCCTTTTTTCAGCCAGTGGACCCTCTGGCGCAACCCACGCAGACCCTGCGCCCCTCCAAGTCCCGCTCAGCCAGCGCTCAAATGAATCAAATAAATCTCTCGAACCTATCGGCTGTGGCCCTGCAAATCGGACATACCTGAGGAGGCCTCTCACGGGCGCACAGATAGCCGCAGACCCTGCAACGCCAGACTGGGTAGCCACCCTTCAGGCGGGAGGGCATGTCCGCCGCTCCAGAGGCATAGACCTCCTCCCCCGCCTTTCCTCCGGAGGCTGGGGTTATGGGGGTCGTGGACAGCTCTCCCCCCAGCTCTCCCTTTGCCGCACTCCGTCCTGAACCGGCGCCGGCCAGTCCCACCCTCCTCTCTCTAGGTGGCCGGCGCTCCAGGACGACCCTGCGCTCGATTCTTCCCTCAATCCAGTCTCTCGTGACATAGAGTGCGCAGTAGCAGGCGCCGTAATCGCTCAGGTCTGCGTCCCGATAGTCGCAGGGGCATATAATGTCTAGGTCGAGTTCCCTTCGACCGTCGGCGATACGGCACGGGCACGACGGATATCCGTAGCGCTTAATATTGGTCAGAAGGCCTTCGACGAGCGTCATCGTGTCCTCCCTGTTGGGGTTGAGGATATATCCGCCCGCGCTCGCGTCCCTCTCAAGACGCCGAAACAGCTCCTCCGCTTCTCCCATACTATCCCTCCATTAATTTAACGGCTTCCCGCCTCCCTCGAATCTGCCCCGCTCTCTTCCCTCTGCTCTTGATCGGGCCCGGTCTTCTTCCGGTCTTAAATCCATGCCCTTTCGCTTTCCCACGGCGGGGCGCTTCAGGAAATTCCTAGAGCCTCCCTGATTTTCTTCTCGTCGAATCCGACAATGCACCTCTCCCCGATGAGGAGTGTCGGGAATGAGAGGGCGGGGTTGTGCTTCTGCACTTCATTCAGAACCCTCTCCCTCTCCTCACCCTCCAACTCATCCACGTAAATATAATTATAGTCGACGCCGCTGTCCTCCAGAAGACTCCTGGTCTTTTTACACCACATGCAGGTGCTCAGCGCCCAGAGGAAAACCTTTTTGTCCTTCATCTTCCCCTCAACGTGCCTCTTCATAGAACCAATCACCCTCTGCCTCATTTCCCCCTGACCCGTCCATATCTGGCCAGGAAAGATATCAATCTTTGCCCCCTTTTCTCCAGTAGGGCTCCATGAGGTCGTCGAAGGCGGAGAGCGCCGCCACGGCCCCCGCCCCGACTGCGGTCACGATCTGCCTGACGCCGCCCGTGACGTCCCCTGCGGCGTAGACCCTCGGGATGTTGGTCCGCATGGCCTCATCGACTTTGACGAATCCATTCTCGTCCACAGTGACGCCGATTTCTCTAGCGAGCTGTGATGAGGGGACAAGGCCCACCGCGATAAATACCGCATCAACGGGTATTGTAGTAACGGCCCCGGACTTAAGGTTCTTGACACGGACGCTCTCCACCCTCTCCCGGCCCTGAATCTCCTCAACTACGGTCTCCCATAAGATGGTGCCTTTAGTGGCGGCGAAGAGATCCTGGAGCCTTTTCTGGGCGCGGAGCTTGTCCCGTCGGTGAATGATGGTCACGTCCGCCCCAAGGCTCGAGAGATATATTGCGTCGGTCAGCGCTCCATTCCCGCCGCCAACGACTGCAACGCGTTTTCCCCGGTACAGAAATCCGTCGCATGTGGCGCAGTAGCTTACCCCCCTGCCCGCCAGCCTCTCCTCTCCAGGGACCCCGAGCTTGCGATGCTCCGCACCTGTGGCTAAAATCACCGCCCTCCCCAGATACCTCCCCCTCGGCGTCAAGGCCTCGATTTTCCTCCCAACCTTTAGCTCCAGCACAGGCTCGTTCTCTATGACCTCCGCATAGTCCCTGACCTGTGCTCCAATAAGCTCCATG contains:
- a CDS encoding ferredoxin-thioredoxin reductase catalytic domain-containing protein, whose protein sequence is MGEAEELFRRLERDASAGGYILNPNREDTMTLVEGLLTNIKRYGYPSCPCRIADGRRELDLDIICPCDYRDADLSDYGACYCALYVTRDWIEGRIERRVVLERRPPRERRVGLAGAGSGRSAAKGELGGELSTTPITPASGGKAGEEVYASGAADMPSRLKGGYPVWRCRVCGYLCARERPPQVCPICRATADRFERFI
- a CDS encoding glutaredoxin family protein → MRQRVIGSMKRHVEGKMKDKKVFLWALSTCMWCKKTRSLLEDSGVDYNYIYVDELEGEERERVLNEVQKHNPALSFPTLLIGERCIVGFDEKKIREALGIS